From the Corythoichthys intestinalis isolate RoL2023-P3 chromosome 13, ASM3026506v1, whole genome shotgun sequence genome, one window contains:
- the LOC130929274 gene encoding sperm acrosome developmental regulator-like — MTCEKKRSGFQITSVTSDFNQPWTGPSAPGVILTVVQSKSAFHSARGSSSQPTTPSPKRRHISHDPLGQGTGASSRFRLVRLVGGAAAGQGHGDTYGRGRWLCTEFKEGPGLKRVMDNMRHAHSLESLESISGGVCLPSQPITNKQTQERLVPSQPSPLHLGTHPKNRSVLRLSRSQPSSPPTTLTLIPTRTALGLDQNAAFSLPADISVVAIDNKIEQAMDLVKSHLMLAVREEVELLREQIRELQERNQQLEAENHTLRKQAHSDPRPTSPAAPPTG, encoded by the exons ATGACCTGTGAAAAAAAGCGGAGCGGCTTCCAGATCACCAGCGTGACCTCAGATTTCAATCAACCCTGGACGGGTCCATCGGCTCCCGGCGTGATCCTGACCGTCGTCCAGTCGAAATCCGCCTTCCACAGCGCCCGGGGCAGCTCCTCCCAGCCCACGACGCCCTCCCCGAAGAGGAGGCATATATCCCACGACCCCTTAGGGCAAGGGACGGGCGCCTCCTCCAGATTCCGACTCGTGCGATTGGTGGGAGGCGCCGCGGCCGGGCAGGGACATGGCGACACGTACGGGCGCGGTCGTTGGTTGTGCACGGAGTTTAAGGAAGGACCGGGACTTAAGCGAGTCATGGACAACATGAGACACGCCCACTCGCTGGAGTCTCTGGAGTCAATTAGCGGAGGGGTCTGTTTACCGTCACAGCCaatcacaaacaaacaaacacaggaGCGACTGGTGCCTTCTCAGCCTTCTCCGTTACACCTGGGCACTCATCCCAAGAACCGG TCTGTCCTCAGGCTGTCTCGCTCTCAGCCGAGCTCGCCCCCTACAACTCTGACTCTCATCCCCACTCGGACGGCGTTGGGTTTGGACCAAAACGCCGCCTTCAGCCTGCCGGCGGACATCAG CGTGGTTGCTATCGACAACAAGATCGAACAGGCCATG GACCTGGTGAAAAGTCACCTGATGCTCGCTGTACGGGAAGAGGTGGAGCTTCTGAGGGAACAAATCAGGGAGCTGCAAGAAAGGAACCAGCAGTTGGAGGCAGAAAATCACACCCTGCGGAAACAGGCGCACTCAGACCCCAGACCTACTTCGCCCGCTGCTCCGCCTACGGGGTGA
- the mogat3a gene encoding 2-acylglycerol O-acyltransferase 2-A — MKIHLAPLNVPLRRRLQTAAVLQWIFSFLGLAQCCLAAFILLSLSTWWMLALLYATWLWLDSDTPNRGGRRCEWIRRSIVWEYFRDYFPIKLVKTVDLEADKNYVFGFHPHGVLATGAFGNFCTESTGFSALFPGLKSHLLMLPFWFRVPIFRDYIMSGGLVSSSKSSLSYLLSRPEGGNVAVIAVGAAPEALDARPGALTLQLRKRKGFIKLALRHGAQLVPVFSFGENELFDQVQNPTGSPLRTLQDRLQSIMGISMPLFNGRGIFQYSFGLLPHRKAILTVVGTPIQVAATPNPTSEDIDALHEVYLEHLSELFERHKHEYGLQEHQHLNFI; from the exons ATGAAGATCCACTTGGCGCCGCTCAACGTCCCTCTGAGGCGAAGACTGCAGACTGCCGCAGTTCTGCAGTGGATTTTTTCCTTCCTGGGTCTAG CCCAATGCTGTCTGGCCGCCTTCATCCTCCTGTCACTCTCCACCTGGTGGATGTTGGCGTTGCTCTACGCCACCTGGCTGTGGCTCGACTCGGACACGCCCAACCGCGGAGGTCGCAGGTGCGAGTGGATCCGGCGCTCGATTGTGTGGGAATACTTCCGGGACTACTTTCCAATCAAG CTTGTGAAAACAGTAGACCTGGAAGCTGACAAGAACTACGTATTTGGATTCCATCCGCATG GCGTGCTGGCCACGGGAGCGTTTGGTAATTTCTGCACAGAGTCCACGGGTTTCTCCGCTCTCTTTCCCGGACTCAAGTCTCACCTGCTCATGTTGCCCTTCTGGTTCCGAGTGCCGATCTTCAGGGACTACATCATGAGCGGAG GTCTGGTATCAAGCTCCAAGTCCAGCCTCTCCTACTTGCTGAGTCGCCCAGAAGGAGGAAACGTTGCAGTCATCGCGGTGGGCGCCGCCCCGGAGGCACTGGATGCTCGTCCTGGAGCTTTGACGCTACAG CTGCGGAAAAGGAAGGGCTTCATCAAACTGGCGTTGAGACATGG AGCTCAACTGGTTCCGGTCTTCTCGTTTGGAGAAAACGAGCTCTTTGATCAAGTTCAGAACCCGACCGGCTCTCCTCTCAGGACACTGCAG gaccggCTGCAAAGCATCATGGGAATATCGATGCCTCTGTTCAACGGTAGAGGAATCTTCCAGTACAGTTTCGGGCTGCTGCCGCACAGGAAAGCCATCCTGACAGTTG TGGGGACGCCCATCCAGGTGGCGGCCACACCGAACCCTACTAGCGAGGACATCGACGCTCTTCATGAAGTTTACTTGGAGCACCTGAGCGAGCTGTTTGAGCGACACAAACATGAATACGGGCTGCAGGAGCACCAACACCTGAACTTCATCTGA
- the atp1b2a gene encoding sodium/potassium-transporting ATPase subunit beta-2a codes for MSAAKQEDRKGSGEWREFFWNPRTHELLGRTAASWGLILLFYLVFYLFLAGMFTLTMYIMLLTLDDYKPTWQDRLATPGMMIRPKGNQLELTYSMSELESYKGFVQSLDSFLSQYDDSQQVQMNDNCPPDQYFIQEDSGEVRNNPKRSCQFNRTMLEECSGSTDRFYGYGRGQPCVLIKLNRVIGMFPGKDGQSPFVTCGSKREDSDQMGPLAYYPPNGTFNLMYYPYYGKKAQVNYTQPLVAIKFLNASLNTDIDVECKITSNTLAPGSERDKFAGRVSFKLRINK; via the exons ATGTCCGCCGCCAAGCAGGAGGACCGCAAAGGTTCGGGCGAGTGGCGCGAGTTCTTCTGGAACCCGCGCACGCACGAGCTGCTGGGTCGAACCGCTGCCAGCTGGG GTCTGATCCTGCTTTTCTACCTGGTCTTCTACTTGTTCCTGGCCGGGATGTTCACGCTCACCATGTACATCATGCTCTTGACGCTGGACGACTACAAACCCACCTGGCAGGACCGCCTAGCTACCCCAG GGATGATGATTCGTCCAAAAGGCAATCAACTGGAGCTCACCTACTCCATGTCCGAGTTGGAAAGTTATAAGGGCTTTGTGCAAAGTCTGGACTCGTTTTTGTCCC AGTACGACGACAGCCAGCAGGTTCAGATGAACGACAACTGCCCTCCTGATCAGTACTTCATCCAGGAAGACAGCGGAGAG GTTCGGAACAATCCCAAGCGTTCCTGTCAGTTCAATAGGACAATGTTAGAGGAGTGTTCGGGGTCTACCGACCGTTTCTACGGTTACGGCCGAGGACAACCCTGCGTGCTGATTAAACTCAACCGG GTGATCGGGATGTTTCCCGGAAAGGACGGACAGTCGCCTTTTGTCACTTGCGGATCCAAA AGAGAGGACAGCGATCAGATGGGACCTCTGGCCTACTACCCTCCAAATGGGACCTTCAACCTTATGTATTACCCTTATTATGGCAAGAAAGCTCAG GTGAACTACACCCAGCCGCTGGTGGCCATCAAGTTTCTGAACGCCTCCCTCAACACCGACATCGACGTGGAGTGTAAAATCACCTCCAACACACTGGCCCCCGGCAGCGAGCGGGACAAATTTGCCGGGCGCGTGTCCTTTAAGCTACGAATCAACAAGTAG
- the LOC130927945 gene encoding eukaryotic translation initiation factor 4E type 2-like: MDPFECISSPNEESNNAANDNGRVQMVSPAAGEHPLQYNYTFWYSRRNQSRVASAQSYEQNIRRIGTVASVEQFWKFYSHLVRPGNLSEHIDFHLFKEGIKPMWEDECNRGGGKWIIRLRKGLASRFWENLILAMLGEQFMVGEEICGAVISIRFQEDFLSIWNKTANDETTTHRIRETFKRVLNLPPNTIMEYRPHNDSLSFRSFRNSKISF; encoded by the exons ATGGACCCATTTGAGTG CATTAGCAGTCCAAACGAAGAGTCCAACAATGCCGCCAACGACAATGGTCGTGTTCAG ATGGTGAGTCCGGCAGCGGGAGAACATCCTCTCCAGTACAACTACACTTTCTGGTACAGCCGAAGAAACCAGAGTCGGGTGGCGAGCGCGCAAAGCTACGAACAAAACATCCGAAGAATCGGGACAGTGGCATCG GTGGAGCAGTTTTGGAAGTTCTACAGTCACCTGGTACGTCCAGGAAACCTGAGCGAACACATCGACTTCCACTTGTTCAAGGAGGGTATTAAACCGATGTGGGAG GACGAGTGCAACCGCGGCGGAGGCAAGTGGATCATCAGGCTGCGAAAAGGACTCGCCAGCCGATTCTGGGAGAACCTCATTCTTGCCATGCTGGGAGAGCAATTCATGGTCGGGGAGGAAATTTGCGGTGCAGTCATATCCATACGCTTCCAG GAGGACTTCCTTTCAATCTGGAACAAGACTGCTAACGATGAAACCACGACTCACAGAATCAGAGAGACTTTCAAACGAGTTCTCAACCTTCCACCTAACACCATCATGGAGTACAGGCCTCACAACGACAGCCTCAG TTTTAGGAGCTTCCGAAACTCAAAGATTTCCTTCTGA